A window of the Theileria parva strain Muguga chromosome 2, complete sequence, whole genome shotgun sequence genome harbors these coding sequences:
- the exo2 gene encoding XRN 5'-3' exonuclease N-terminus family protein, whose amino-acid sequence MGIPSFFRWLAERYPLICESQDISTADKADAFTLLNTSNHSKHKHLNPKFDNSNDKFGNSNDKFGNSNDKFANSADKFANSADKFDNLEEKFDNFGVDLAPDGFDNLYLDVNGIVHNCSHSVVDLCQNITCEDDIFVSIFQCIIKIVNIVRPRKLLYLAVDGVAPRAKIIQQRERRFRAALESTQQLIISQSLKSTNTHLEPSLHNLQCEPDESVQCEPDESVRDKEEFKFDPIQITPGTAFMERLTVRLQFFALKMINENEQWRNLKIVVSGSDVPGEGEHKIMEYIRNNKAHRHSQFHHPRTQLDNRNNTTQLDSVSGERNCVSHCVYGLDADLIVLSLATHEPYICLLREQVVFGHMKNSSKLRMMVNMNSYILLHVGILREYLVTDLVEDPRLRSDPSVIDRVVDDFVFLTMFVGNDFLPHLLMASIPDGGFNHTLQIYREYLSESLRKHNLHSKHNLHNSHSEKRDVWLTSGCGEVNYDNLVLFMTRWARYENRTLQNNLTAELDKTTFNPQNNTSKVVNFNSNRVSNFNSNRVSNHSDSAKSKCSITVIDVRNSRIETDLSDFSSKYPGEPRTLAEYRNRYYLAKLGISNQLVKCQRSTNSTNSVNSVISLNSVISLNSVNSLNSVNTVNTVEDVVREYLHGIQWILYYYYRGVPSWNWFLPCKYPPFVNDILTFLKTHSNTLTNSNTLTNSDTFTQFSNTLTNSNTFTHNSTLPNCNTSSTNTNLTNSNTKLPNSTLSKGVTMSEVLRITFVRGRPITPYEQLMLVLPPQSAHFLPSVFSKLITDQDSPLHQYYPLHFDVDMDNTNVPWGGITLIPHVPYPLLLQHMNHALDPDHPNTTNHIGNAIDSMDVDKSVGDNTVGLKSLNKMSEELNYLCSRMLTEEEKDRNKFGLARIYSYDSKVSKHLESPFKIFADIKECKVLCNPFFNPSLKSNPSLKSKPSLKSKPSLKSKPSLKSKPSLKSKHFPNSLLLNHSVTQIRHNFLFPSLNILPHRALSKRGVDVFNTKSRHPSVYLNIFQNLNLTNFTKCITNVTKCGTNLTKCGTNVTKCGTNVTKCGTNVTKCGTYVAVGYPYKHLGKLKSIHTPYLTYSDGKLTTSKPSELKEIIGKIDATLDKLGLIVGYKTGTVNSNPRILDQNNQILQNLLRRLQNSLRLQNSLRLQGVTSQGVASQDDVRSPPLSVVNAARVLGLDHLCENVVVTYTVLDKNLQETRVTREALLPMVTFLDHTAAVSKHVTPYDDVNKVLKKEMLHLQQELRTQELLYGKYDKPKIKVVCMMQGSMYGRVGVLESVGKTFDSVTAVFTLPNVKLTIGDTSLLDFKNFINLNQKLSAQTTWYSFENACQMTNLEPQVARLMFQKCLVGEFKSDVSMFKTDVGMNLVYFDTDLQVPFCLPGYTQLLQGYTQLLPGYTQLPPGHTQLLPGYTQLPPGYTQLPPGHTQLSTGYDTELDPTEMVQYSAECIQLIQLYKEKFPELFDFLENTELTEKKSLDLAELYPNLTPNQSSYMLKQIMKFCDSQPFRRLKLTQGNYKCMTRSQIQLLIEHQNEYTKNLEPPNAVKLVRVSHLKNLHVPAYTTTLVNFDPSLIFLGQSVVYINHNEQVPLGTKGTIVGIYPNQTPQDTQITQHTQDLQDSQIIQDTRDTQDTHGELDNFDELLLELVLDHEILSATDLFGRCAKMRGIFVRPTDVLCLYNNTQNVNEYSSLLSQLDRNNSQFISYA is encoded by the coding sequence ATGGGAATTCCTTCGTTTTTTCGGTGGTTAGCGGAGCGCTATCCTTTAATTTGTGAATCGCAGGACATCTCAACTGCCGATAAAGCCGACGCCTTCACACTCCTAAACACCTCAAACCACTCCAAACACAAACATCTCAACccaaaatttgataattccaatgataaatttggtaattccaatgataaatttggtaattccaatgataaatttgcTAATTCCGCTGATAAATTTGCTAATTCCGCTGATAAATTCGACAATTTGGAGGAAAAATTCGACAATTTTGGAGTGGATTTGGCACCGGACGGTTTTGACAATTTGTATTTGGATGTGAATGGGATAGTGCACAACTGTTCGCACAGTGTCGTGGATTTATGTCAGAACATAACGTGCGAGGACGACATCTTCGTGTCGATTTTTCAGTGCATAATAAAAATCGTCAACATCGTCCGGCCACGGAAGCTCTTATACCTCGCCGTCGACGGCGTTGCACCCAGAGCCAAAATCATACAACAAAGAGAACGACGCTTCAGAGCCGCTCTCGAATCCACACAACAACTCATCATCTCCCAATCCCTCAAATCCACTAATACACATCTTGAACCAagtttacacaatttacagTGTGAACCAGATGAGAGTGTACAGTGTGAACCCGATGAGAGTGTACGGGATAAGGAAGAGTTCAAATTTGACCCTATCCAGATAACGCCGGGAACGGCGTTTATGGAGCGATTGACGGTGCGGTTACAGTTTTTTGCGTTAAAGATGATTAACGAGAATGAGCAGTGGCGGAACCTGAAGATCGTCGTCAGCGGCTCAGACGTTCCCGGCGAAGGAGAACATAAAATCATGGAATACATCCGAAACAACAAAGCACACAGACACTCACAATTTCATCACCCTAGAACTCAGTTAGACAATAGAAATAATACAACTCAGTTAGACAGTGTGAGTGGTGAGAGAAATTGTGTATCGCATTGTGTGTATGGGTTGGATGCGGACTTGATAGTGTTATCGTTGGCGACGCATGAGCCTTACATATGTTTGTTGAGGGAGCAGGTGGTCTTCGGTCACATGAAAAACTCCTCTAAACTCCGTATGATGGTAAATATGAACAGttacatattattacacGTGGGGATTCTGAGGGAGTATTTAGTCACTGACCTCGTAGAAGACCCGAGACTACGCTCGGATCCCTCGGTTATTGACAGAGTTGTGGACGATTTCGTATTTCTGACAATGTTCGTAGGGAATGATTTCCTACCACACCTGCTCATGGCGTCCATACCAGACGGTGGTTTCAACCACACTCTACAAATTTACCGCGAATATCTCTCCGAATCTCTACGtaaacacaatttacacagtaaacacaatttacacaattcaCACAGTGAGAAGAGAGATGTATGGTTGACATCGGGTTGTGGTGAGGTGAATTATGACAATTTGGTGTTGTTTATGACGCGGTGGGCGAGGTACGAGAACAGAACATTACAAAATAACCTAACCGCAGAACTAGACAAAACCACTTTTAACCCTCAGAATAATACTTCCAAGGtggtaaattttaacagtAACAGGGtgtcaaattttaacagtAACAGGGTGTCAAATCACTCTGATTCAGCAAAGTCCAAGTGTTCGATCACGGTGATTGACGTGAGAAACAGTAGGATAGAGACGGATTTATCGGATTTTAGTAGTAAGTACCCGGGTGAGCCGAGGACTCTGGCGGAGTACAGGAACCGCTACTACCTGGCTAAGCTGGGCATCTCCAACCAACTCGTCAAGTGCCAACGCTCTACTAACTCTACTAACTCTGTAAATTCCGTAATCTCTCTTAACAGTGTAATCTCTCTTAACAGTGTAAACTCTCTTAACAGTGTAAACACTGTAAACACAGTGGAAGATGTGGTAAGGGAATATTTACACGGGATTCAGTGGATTCTGTACTATTACTACCGGGGAGTGCCCTCCTGGAACTGGTTCCTACCCTGCAAATACCCACCATTCGTCAACGACATCCTCACTTTCCTCAAAACACATTCCAACACTTTGACTAATTCTAACACTTTAACCAATTCTGacacttttacacaattcTCCAACACTTTAACCAATTCTAacacttttacacacaATTCTACATTACCAAACTGTAACACTTCCTCAactaacactaatttaacaaattctaACACTAAATTGCCAAATTCTACACTATCAAAAGGTGTAACAATGTCTGAGGTGTTGAGAATTACGTTTGTGAGGGGAAGGCCGATAACGCCGTATGAGCAGTTAATGCTTGTGTTACCGCCGCAGTCTGCGCATTTCCTGCCAAGTGTCTTCAGTAAGTTAATCACGGACCAGGACTCACCCCTGCACCAGTATTATCCGCTACACTTTGACGTGGACATGGATAACACTAACGTGCCCTGGGGCGGCATCACACTCATACCACACGTTCCATACCCACTTCTACTACAACACATGAATCACGCTCTAGACCCAGACCATCCAAACACAACCAATCACATTGGCAATGCTATTGATAGTATGGATGTGGACAAATCTGTTGGTGACAACACGGTTGGATTAAAGAGTTTGAACAAAATGAGTGAGGAGTTGAATTATTTGTGTAGTCGGATGTTAACGGAGGAGGAGAAGGACAGGAATAAGTTTGGTTTGGCTAGGATTTACTCCTACGACTCCAAAGTGTCCAAGCATTTGGAGTCGCCTTTTAAAATCTTTGCTGATATTAAGGAGTGCAAAGTCCTGTGTAATCCTTTTTTCAACCCCTCACTCAAGTCAAATCCCTCACTCAAGTCAAAGCCCTCACTCAAGTCAAAGCCCTCACTCAAGTCAAAGCCCTCACTCAAGTCAAAGCCCTCACTCAAGTCAAAGCATTTTCCAAATTCTTTACTATTAAATCACTCCGTTACGCAAATTCGGCACAATTTCCTATTCCCAAGTTTGAATATCTTACCGCACAGAGCCCTGTCAAAGCGCGGCGTGGACGTCTTTAACACAAAGTCCAGACACCCCAGTGTCTATCTTAACATTTTCCAAAATCTTAATCTCACAAACTTCACAAAGTGTATCACAAATGTTACAAAGTGTGGCACAAACTTGACAAAGTGTGGCACAAATGTTACAAAGTGTGGCACAAATGTTACAAAGTGTGGCACAAATGTTACAAAGTGTGGCACCTATGTTGCCGTGGGATATCCTTATAAACACTTGGGGAAGCTAAAGTCAATACACACGCCATACCTAACGTACAGTGACGGGAAATTAACCACCAGTAAACCCTCAGAACTCAAGGAAATCATTGGAAAGATCGATGCCACCTTGGACAAATTGGGACTAATCGTCGGATACAAAACGGGCACAGTAAACTCCAACCCGAGAATTTTAGATCAGAATAACCAAATCCTCCAAAACTTGCTCAGGAGATTACAGAATAGTTTGAGATTACAGAATAGTTTGAGATTACAGGGTGTTACGTCACAGGGTGTGGCATCACAAGATGATGTGCGATCACCCCCGTTGAGTGTGGTGAATGCGGCAAGAGTCTTGGGTTTGGACCACTTGTGTGAGAATGTGGTGGTAACTTACACGGTGCTGGATAAGAATTTACAGGAGACTAGGGTTACCAGGGAGGCATTACTTCCGATGGTTACGTTTCTGGATCATACAGCAGCAGTTTCCAAACACGTGACACCGTACGACGATGTAAACAAAGTGCTAAAGAAGGAAATGTTACACTTACAGCAGGAACTGAGAACACAAGAGTTACTATATGGAAAATATGATAAACCGAAGATTAAAGTGGTTTGCATGATGCAGGGGTCAATGTACGGCCGGGTAGGAGTCCTGGAGTCTGTAGGGAAAACTTTCGACTCTGTCACTGCAGTTTTTACACTACCAAATGTAAAGTTAACCATCGGGGACACTTCGTTGTTGGATTTTAAGAACTTTATCAATTTGAACCAGAAGTTGTCTGCCCAGACCACGTGGTACTCTTTTGAAAATGCGTGCCAAATGACGAATTTGGAACCACAAGTCGCCCGCCTAATGTTCCAGAAATGTCTAGTCGGCGAGTTTAAATCTGATGTTAGCATGTTTAAAACTGATGTTGGTATGAATTTGGTGTATTTTGATACGGATTTGCAGGTGCCTTTTTGCCTTCCAGGGTACACACAACTGCTTCAAGGGTACACACAACTTCTTCCAGGGTACACACAACTCCCTCCAGGGCACACACAACTTCTTCCAGGGTACACACAACTCCCTCCAGGGTACACACAACTCCCTCCAGGGCACACACAGTTGAGTACAGGATACGATACTGAACTAGATCCCACGGAAATGGTACAATACTCTGCCGAATGTATACAGTTGATTCAACTGTATAAGGAAAAGTTTCCTGAGTTATTTGACTTTTTGGAAAACACTGAGCTGACGGAGAAGAAATCCTTAGACCTCGCAGAGTTGTATCCCAATTTAACCCCTAACCAATCCTCATATATGCTAAAGCAGATTATGAAATTTTGTGACTCGCAGCCGTTTAGACGTCTGAAACTCACGCAAGGCAATTACAAATGCATGACGAGGAGTCAAATTCAATTACTAATTGAACATCAAAATGAGTATACAAAAAATTTGGAACCCCCAAACGCGGTTAAATTGGTACGAGTCAGTCATTTGAAGAATTTGCACGTTCCAGCCTACACCACCACACTCGTCAATTTCGACCCCTCACTCATATTTTTGGGCCAGTCCGTAGTTTACATTAACCATAACGAACAAGTGCCCCTCGGAACCAAAGGCACAATCGTCGGCATATACCCCAATCAAACTCCACAAGATACACAAATTACACAACACACACAAGATTTACAAGATTCACAGATTATACAAGATACACGAGATACACAAGATACGCATGGTGAAttggataattttgatGAGTTGTTGTTGGAGTTGGTGTTGGATCATGAGATATTATCTGCGACTGATTTGTTTGGCAGGTGCGCTAAAATGCGAGGCATATTTGTAAGACCCACAGACGTGCTCTGCCTCTACAATAACACACAAAATGTAAACGAATACTCCTCACTCCTCTCACAACTCGATCGCAACAACTCACAGTTCATATCATACGCTTAA
- a CDS encoding MAC/Perforin domain protein — protein sequence MKKAGMIVEFCLIQFWVCKALYLDLGQAEETGAGKISHTQISNHNLPPEGYENDDFGTGNVTSFAEKAAGKSNSTKTKKPKHIKKSTNKPNNQKEKVKETKKTTVEEDNDNSKRTNSRDLSVCKKGPKCKKHSNNPSNNFSNDLSDDLSNDLPTGKRGKRGRKERLAAIKSHNLYSEDFESESRVSKKKLSPKIKNFALSSASKIAQHGLPIATKLANNLINNKLPDDEEDADDADLGDILGEDDDNNDKGDEDDKSEDLTGENNSNDVEEDEEDETGESEGEYEAGEGEEEENETDDLHEEETNNDEESDDLEDTDDTQDEVEDTEEESEELEDVDYVKRFKTPSGLEYLGAGYDLIRGNPLGDSVTLLDPGYKSSVIQMHWSRNIENISNSLRFLQPVGGWIRPYSSCHKVTEINSCKSLLKSLSADASVSLSLPGDVFKFSASAKFKKLQDVSKSGKSKMFINKSYCFKYVAGISTSLKWDFTLGFQSSLGRLSDFKGLEKDSICKPFIYREDPKNENCQELGISDWMELFNTFGTHVATKIYLGGKIFTTLEIKKSQEKKLSDQGLDVRAILSAKIKDTDIDSNVEVSTIKSKNAGDFLLDTKKSTFVLGGDIYGHGKTIEFAEWARSVADHAMPIKAEFTPISHFIDKNLRDAYNKAYLYYGKVILESDFLRYQSQVELTPEDLISEVEIEHAQGTGDVKASCKDGKLVQFGFMILSLKDGNHEVKECPIHATECSAPAHENVGHSTLWIACRAQNIVNLRQTITKEPACDNGFHIFLGTYFFENKSKYLLMKPCKLGETRCETEGDPLYTWLVCIKKYWDLNSKSKIVKRTETSSITCKENQEIAFGIGFEWIKDESKFKFPRFIQCKTHEPECSHTCPEYCNRIVQYIICK from the exons ATGAAGAAGGCTGGCATGATTGTAGAATTTTGTCTGATTCAATTCTGGGTTTGTAAGGCTCTGTACCTTGACCTGGGTCAAGCGGAAGAAACGGGAGCTGGTAAAATATCCCATACACAAATTAGTAATCACAATTTACCCCCGGAAGGGTATGAAAATGACGATTTTGGCACTGGAAATGTGACTTCGTTTGCAGAAAAAGCCGCTGGAAAGTCAAACAGCACCAAAACTAAGAAGCCCAAACACATCAAAAAATCAACTAATAAGCCAAATAATCAGAAGGAAAAGGTGAAGGAAACGAAGAAAACAACTGTTGAAGAGGATAATGACAATTCTAAGAGGACAAACTCGAGAGATTTAAGCGTGTGTAAGAAGGGACcaaagtgtaaaaaacaCTCCAACAACCCCTCAAACAACTTTTCCAACGATTTGTCCGATGATTTATCAAACGATTTACCCACTGGTAAAAGGGGTAAAAGGGGTAGAAAAGAAAGGCTGGCTGCGATAAAGAGTCACAATTTGTATAGTGAAGATTTTGAGTCAGAGTCAAGGGTTAGTAAAAAAAAGTTAAGCCCTAAGATTAAGAACTTTGCCCTAAGCTCAGCAAGTAAAATTGCTCAACATGGCCTACCAATTGCCACAAAATTAGCCAACAACTTGATAAACAACAAGTTACcagatgatgaagaagatgcAGATGACGCAGATTTGGGCGACATCCTCGGTGAAGACGATGACAATAATGACAAAGGtgatgaagatgataaaaGTGAAGATTTGACAGGAGAAAATAACTCTAATGACgttgaagaagatgaagaagatgaaacGGGAGAGTCTGAGGGAGAATATGAAGCTGGCGAAGGGGAGGAAGAAGAAAATGAAACTGATGATTTACATGAGGAAGAAACTAATAATGATGAAGAATCAGATGATCTAGAAGACACAGATGACACACAAGATGAAGTAGAAGACACAGAAGAAGAGTCAGAGGAACTGGAGGATGTGGATTATGTGAAGAGGTTTAAGACACCGTCAGGATTAG AATATCTTGGTGCTGGTTATGACTTGATAAGGGGAAATCCTTTGGGAGACAGTGTGACTTTGTTGGATCCAGGTTACAAATCCAGTGTGATTCAAATGCACTGGAGTAgaaatattgaaaatatCTCCAACAGCTTGAGGTTTTTACAGCCCGTCGGTGGCTGGATCAGGCCCTACTCTTCCTGTCACAAG GTAACTGAGATTAACTCTTGTAAATCTTTACTGAAGTCACTTTCAGCAGATGCGAGTGTTTCTTTAAGTTTACCCGGTGACGTGTTCAAATTTTCAGCCTCAGCcaagtttaaaaaactcCAAGACGTTTCTAAATCTGGGAAAAGTAAAATGTTCATTAACAAATCATACTGCTTCAAATACGTTGCCGGGATCTCAACCTCGCTAAAATG GGACTTTACACTTGGATTCCAATCTTCCCTCGGGAGATTAAGTGATTTCAAGGGACTTGAAAAGGACTCAATCTGTAAACCTTTTATCTATAGAGAAGATCCTAAGAATGAAAACTGTCAGGAACTTGGCATCTCAGACTGGATGGAGCTTTTTAACACTTTCGGGACCCACGTAGCAACTAAAATTTACCTGG GAGGTAAGATATTTACAACGTTGGAGATAAAGAAGAGTCAGGAGAAGAAGTTAAGTGACCAGGGATTAGACGTGAGGGCTATACTGTCAGCCAAGATTAAGGACACTGATATTGATTCCAATGTTGAGGTTTCAACTATAAAGTCTAAAAACGCCGGAGACTTTTTGCTGGACACTAAAAAGTCAACGTTTGTGCTTGGCGGGGATATTTACGGCCATGGTAAAACGATAGAGTTTGCCGAATGGGCGAGATCCGTAGCAGATCACGCAATGCCCATAAAGGCTGAATTTACGCCGATTTCTCATTTTATAGATAAAAACCTTCGTGACGCCTATAATAAAGcttatttatactatgGTAAAGTTATCCTCGAGAGTGACTTTTTGAGGTATCAATCTCAAGTAGAACTAACCCCCGAGGACCTG ATTTCTGAGGTTGAAATTGAGCATGCCCAGGGCACTGGTGATGTCAAGGCCAGTTGCAAGGATGGAAAGCTTGTACAATTTGGATTCATGATATTATCTCTAAAGGATGGGAACCATGAGGTTAAAGAGTGTCCAATCCACGCTACCGAGTGTTCAGCTCCTGCTCATGAAAATGTCGGCCATTCCACACTGTGGATCGCCTGCAGAGCCCAGAACATAGTAAACCTAAGACAAACTATAACCAAG GAACCCGCGTGCGATAACGGGTTTCACATCTTCCTCGGCACATACTTCTTCGAAAACAAGTCCAAATACCTACTCATGAAACCCTGCAAACTCG GTGAGACGAGGTGTGAGACTGAGGGTGATCCGTTGTATACGTGGCTTGTGTGTATAAAGAAATACTgg GATTTAAACTCCAAGAGTAAAATCGTTAAAAGAACCGAAACCTCCTCCATCACCTGTAAAGAGAATCAGGAAATCGCATTTG GAATTGGATTTGAGTGGATTAAGGACGAGAGCAAGTTTAAATTTCCGAGGTTTATCCAGTGTAAAACACATGAACCAGAGTGCTCCCACACTTGCCCCGAATACTGTAACCGAATCGTACAATACATCATTTGTAAATAA
- a CDS encoding tRNA synthetases class II core domain (F) family protein produces the protein MLSLWLTLSLLALKLHRLESQLFIPCALLLICQIMSGISAFRILKHNSHPLNPLSSFNTLSNGLTNTLSNGLTNTFSNCVDTKLYQTEVKFADLNPKIPRHFEDKIARRLDTDMSNPVGIVSYLIRDFFNSHDILKRNFEYFPVPFAPVTVSENFDELQVPLDHVSRDPKDSYYLSQHYVNTFTKLGKLYKEVIDTGRNGDYDRDLIRLMGKKFGHSEHKLLPTHTTSHITKLLRAGVTQAIYSGQVFRRDEIDSQHYPVFHQMDGYLLFTRQDIENLRRFDEFKCDSVTEVIFRHLKKTLENLITHLFQFVTNTNGSNLNDFGEMVKFGDMIKYWDDGATFPFTFPSSEYYLKNGEQPTELLGCGVLKNIIIHNNFNLKSVGEKDFSDKSVGEGLVVDKSVGEGLVCDKSVGEELVDDKSVGEGLVGGWAFGIGLERLAMVLCRIPDIRQFWETDERFLKQYKHSFTHKILPVFVKYSKNPPVVRDLSFYIADTFNEQVFREIILEKGKGYVEDIQFVSKYFNEKISKESLCYRVVYRAFEENLTNSFVNAIHQETLKSLENKLNLIIR, from the exons ATGTTAAGTTTGTGGTTAACTTTGAGTCTTCTTGCGTTAAAATTACACAGATTAGAATCACAGCTGTTCATTCCCTGCGCACTTTTGCTTATTTGTCAAATCATGTCTGGAATCTCAGCCTTCAGAATTCTTAAACACAATTCACACCCCCTCAATCCTCTCTCCTcttttaacacattatccAATGGATTAACCAACACATTATCCAATGGATTAACCAACACATTCAGCAATTGTGTGGATACAAAGTTATATCAGACTGAGGTAAAATTTGCGGATTTGAACCCTAAAATCCCTAGGCATTTTGAGGATAAAATAGCCAGAAGGTTGGATACTGACATGTCAAATCCGGTGGGAATTGTATCATATCTCATCAGGGACTTTTTTAACTCTCATGACATTTTAAAGAGAAATTTCGAGTATTTTCCAGTCCCTTTTGCGCCGGTGACGGTGAGTGAGAACTTCGACGAGCTTCAGGTCCCGCTCGACCACGTCTCCAGAGACCCCAAAGACTCTTACTACCTCAGCCAACACTACgttaacacatttacaaAGTTGGGTAAATTGTATAAGGAGGTGATTGACACTGGGAGAAACGGAGATTACGACAGGGATTTAATACGCCTGATGGGTAAAAAGTTTGGGCACTCGGAGCACAAACTACTGCCAACACACACAACATCACACATTACAAAGTTACTCCGGGCCGGAGTAACTCAAGCCATTTACTCAG GTCAGGTGTTTCGGAGGGATGAGATTGACTCACAGCATTACCCGGTGTTTCATCAGATGGACGGGTATCTCCTGTTTACCAGACAAGatattgaaaatttgaGGCGATTTGACGAGTTTAAATGTGATAGCGTTACTGAAGTTATCTTCAGACACCTGAAGAAAACTCTAGAGAATCTCATAACACACCTGTTCCAATTTGTTACCAATACTAATGGTTCTAACTTGAATGATTTTGGGGAAATGGTAAAGTTTGGAGACATGATTAAATATTGGGATGACGGTGCTACGTTCCCGTTTACGTTTCCGTCCTCTGAGTATTATCTCAAGAACGGTGAGCAACCCACTGAACTCCTAGGCTGCGGCGTTctcaaaaatattatcatacacaataattttaatcttaaATCGGTAGGAGAAAAGGATTTCAGTGATAAATCGGTAGGTGAGGGATTAGTGGTTGACAAATCGGTTGGAGAAGGATTAGTGTGTGACAAATCGGTAGGAGAAGAATTAGTGGATGACAAATCGGTTGGTGAGGGATTAGTGGGTGGTTGGGCGTTTGGAATTGGATTGGAGCGTTTGGCGATGGTCCTGTGTCGGATCCCTGACATTCGTCAGTTTTGGGAAACTGACGAACGATTTCTAAAACAATATAAACACAGTTTTACCCATAAGATTCTACCGGTTTTTGTAAAGTATAGTAAGAACCCGCCAGTGGTTCGGGATTTATCCTTTTACATCGCAGACACTTTTAATGAGCAAGTGTTCAGGGAAATCATACTGGAAAAGGGTAAAGGATACGTTGAGGACATACAATTTGTGTCCAAATACTTTAACGAGAAGATTAGTAAGGAAAGTTTATGCTACAGAGTTGTCTATAGAGCATTTGAAGAGAATTTAACAAACTCGTTCGTCAACGCAATACACCAAGAAACCCTCAAATCACTAGAAAACAAACTCAATCTAATCATACGctaa